From Bactrocera oleae isolate idBacOlea1 chromosome 4, idBacOlea1, whole genome shotgun sequence:
GTAGCTGATCATGGACACGCCAGCTACCATGGTGGTCATGCCGAGGTTGAATCGCACGATGGTGGGGATGCTGGTCATGACGACGGTCATGGCTATGGACATGGTCATGATCATGGTCACGGTCATAGCAGTCATTCCAGTGGTTTCTCAATCAAACAGGAACATGGTGTTGCCGTCCATCATCATGGTGGACACGATTCCGGTGGACATGGTGGTCATTAGATGACTTAAGTAAAAAAAGAGtccttttattttgtttgtaattgAAGCTTTTGTTGAATCCATATCTGGTGTTAATAAAGTTAGTTAAAAGTTAAAAGCAGTTGCTTCTTTGTTTTAAAGATACACACAGCATAGAAAAATGTTGTCTCGATTGGAACGATCCTTCAAACGGTTTTTAGACTAAGAAGTTACCGACAGGCCCAGGAAgttgtattatttttcaaaatttaaattagtaatTCAAAATTAGAATGCTTTTGATAGGTGATAGGAAAGGAGTTTAAAACTCAACCTTATGCCAGAAACTCGTTCGGACGTCGATGGAATTTTGCAATATACCTATGAGCAAACATGAGTGCGTTTATATGTAGTCCTTCAGTCAatcaataaaagaaatttgGTTCTTAAAGAGATCAATGCCACCATCGCTGCTGAAGTTCGGAATATAGAAATCCTTCTTGTGGGTTTGCAATTTCTGAGCGACCAGTGGAAAGAATTTAGAGCATGTCGAGACGATGTTATCATCagcaagaaaagaaaaaaacacggaaacaACCTTCATGAAGATGTGGATGAAAATTGCAGTAAAGAAGTAACTGAATTCTAAAGAAAGACTTTCTACGTCTTACTTGACAGAGTTAGCTGCGGAATGAAGAGAAGATTCGCCGCAGTGAGTAACATAAACGAATCGTTCTCATTTCTATGGCAGTTCCGTGATAAAAAAGAAGATGAACTAAACGCCGCtgcaaaaaatgttgcaaaaaagtATTCCGTTGATGTATCTGAAAAGTTGTGCAATGAAACTATACACCTCAGACATGTTTACGATGCAAATTTGGAAACTCGTCTTACACCATACAACTTATTGAATGTCATCAATGCTCGAAAATTAGAAAGACTTTTGCAAATACTTGCATTGCTTTGCGAACGTGGTGCACTCTACCCGATTCTGTTTCAAGTAGTGAACGTTCGTTTAGTGCGTTAGCAATCGCGATAGTCAACAGATATCAAAAGAAccgttttttcattaattagcTCGATAAATAGATGTTTGAGTCATTTATTTCTGTCTTTCTCTCAAGTCTCAAGTCTTGCTATCCCTATATTCTTATATTCCGgtataatctaaaaaaaaattttgactgaAATTCTATGTATGAAGTGATTTATACAATATCGATTTTCAACATCGTACAAAACAAATCATTCATGAGAGGAAACAAAGATGTTTCCTATGTATTACAGGCTTTAATTATGAGTGAACTTTCATCAAGATAATATCAATCAATATAAAATCAATAGCTCCGGGAAGGTCTATACTCAATAACGGGattcaaaatgtaattttaaggAAATCGGGGGGATCGGGGATCTTCGCTTTTGTTTCCATTCTACATTGAAAAGTAAAAACCGCTGATAAAACTCaagatgtatatatttataattaaagtgGACGTGGCTGTAACCCGGCGTCGTTCATTTTCGAAATATGTGAAAtagaaataatacaaataaaaccaaattttatttaaatcggTAAAGGGCTTATGAGTTATGAAATTTGTACTAAAAATTAATGTTGATTAGGTGTGGTTATCACTTCTCTCTGTATACATCAAAACAATTAGTGGGCGGGCCGCATCCACTTTTCGAAACCAAAAACATGGAAATCAattggaatattttaattataataattgtagCTATATCGTTTAGTCATAGATGTTACATCGCTACTGTTTATTTTCGCTCGAACTTAGAACTGTCTTACTCATaagtttttgataaatatttttataagtattttgaGGAAAAAGTCGCTAAAATTACGAATATTGAATGTAAAACAATCGATGTGAAATATGTCTTTATGAAACGGTGTTAAATGAAAGCTTATCGAGGTCACTGCAAAATCTATATTTTTGATCAATAAGAAACATTACGAAAACGAGGCGTAGAAACGATGATGCAATTCACTGTGCGCATTTTTACTGCTTGCGCATTTTTACGTAATAAACGGCGAAATCTTTGGGCGGAATTTGTTTATACAGTAATACATCTGTCCTATTGATGTAAGTATATGGTCTGCACATATAATTAATGTAGTTGTGTGTTTTGAATTGATTTGTCGCTTTCTTTCGCTTTTGACAGCCTGCCTAGGAAAATGGGCAAATTCATTCCGTACCCAAGTGGTCATTACACTTTCAATACTTGGTGGTACACTTTTAATGTTTTACGCACCATCATTACCATACATTTTTAGCTCTATGATAACTGAGTTGTTTGACAAAGTATAACTATATGGAGTAGTTACATAAAAATCTAGTTTTCCATTGATTGGAATTGCAACGAAGAAGATACTCGGGAGATCAGCGATGAATGCAAAAAAGTTTACTCTTATAGACCAGGGTagataattttggaaaaaaaaaacaatcatagTAGGAATAGTACTTGTATAGTAATAGAATCATAGTatgaaagaaagaaataaaatgaaaagaatgaaagaaaaaaagaaaggaaaaaCCTTAACTAtccttcacagatgcattttttatagcataaaagaatGTAAAAACGATCTTTACTCTGATTTTAATCGCTCATTTTCTATGGCGGCTATAGTTTTCCggtatcggcggtttcgacgaATTAACAGCATCTTGGGAAGAGAAGAACGTGTGCAACCgttttctcagaaaattaaaaaatattccacaATGATTCATTAATAACTAAGAACTATACGAGCAAATCAGAAGCCACTTTTATGTCAATTAACAGTCAGAATAATGCCAATAAGAACGTTCTCTTAAGGCATGTCTCTAGTCggaaaatgttggaaaaaaattatattgtgacATGACTTAACATCATTGAAGATAGCAGCTATACTTTTTTAATGAGGTACGAATTCAACTAGTTaactttattattgcttttagaattttaatattattttgagcaGAGAGTAGCGTGCAAATATAGCGAGCAGAGTGATGTCGAATCGAAAACAGCTAATGTATTTGAGGCAGTGCTTCAACCATCCATGAAAATGAAACTCTAATTACTCTATAGTTCTTATAGATAAAAGAATTTTGTGTTTAACATTTTCTAAAGTAATAGAAAACAGAAGGACTAAACAAAAAAACCTAGCTGGggttaaattttgtatatttaaggCGTGATTGGGCTTGTCCATACTTTTTGAGCGTCATCCGAATCaaacattttgaattttgactCGTCACTCCTTACCACGTGATTCCAAAACGCGTCAGGTTTATCAACATGTTCACGACAATGTACTTCTCCATCAACCCCACCCTCAAGCTTTTATCCAACCTTAAATAAGCTCACTGTTACTCTCCTCCAGCAAGTCCTTCGCTCCTATGCCTCCCTCGAAGATATGTAAGCAGAGAAGCAACAGCCAGGCCTAGGCTCGGCGACCTGGTTTTCCAAGTATTTtggagtaaaataaaaattttcgagtATTCTAGATCGGCTATATCTACCGGTAGTATATGCAGCAAGACATTCAGTGTCATAGTTGATTGGTTCGTAGTGCACCACAAATACTGCTGAGAGCAGCCCGTTGAACAATCGTAAATTTTTTCGTGAGTGTACTCCCTTTAATTACCCTTTAATTACCCTTTAATTACAAGTCTagatagtttttcgattttcaAATGGAATTTCACGACCACGTGTTGTATTTTTTGACCATATTGAATTCCTGGAAGAAGTGAATGGCGTTCTACGCCAAATATTATATCTTAATAGCATCTTGGAACGTTGTATGAAAAAAAGTTTCCGATTATGGTTTGTATTAGTTGGATTTTCAGACCATGAATGGAGTAGTGTACGTAAACTTTTTTTGCTCACTGTATTCAATGCAGAATAAAAATTATCGACATAATTTTACTATGGTTCACTGCGTTAAATATAACTGGGATCACTTAATATAATGTGAGGtaatttttcgaatttcgattttcggttttattaattaaaacaaatttaccgATATCATCTAcaataattctaaaaatttagttcaaattgTATCAAAAATGAGCGCTGACAGGaagtattattttccaaattatggttagaaaaatatatcacaaagactattgatattttttttgtaattcgtTATACAAACGAAACTGACTGCgaatgtttgtacatatatatgaattcaTTTTCATAAAAACTAACGAATATGCGCTGCAAGTTCGTaagcaaatatttcaatttatcgcagtgtaaatttaatactttGCGTCGTGGAATCACCGAAGTAACTGTCGAAACTACAAGTACTGTACTACATAAGCCCATAAATAATGCAATGGTATGTATTCTTGTGTTGTATTTACCATGATTATCCGGTAGTGTACATACACTCACTTCTATCgcattgtaaaaaaaatcgGAAGGGCAAGGAAATCGGCAAACAATAACCACCTGCTAGACTAGCTATAATATTGGTGATATTGTTGTTAATGTACATACACTTTGAGctgtatgaaaaataatttcaaaaaatctcgTTTCGCGTCGATCGtgcatattttttagaaaataatcttCCTAGTTGATCAGGTGCGCAGATATCCTCAGCACAATCGGATGGAAGATATCTGAGTGCTACAAGTTCACGCCGTTTTGTGCCAGAAATTTCGCCATTTTTCGAAGTTAGCCTCCAAAATCGCAATATTTGGTTTCGAATTCCTAAATTGAGtttattgattattattatcAATTACAGTATACAGTAtcctaacaaaataaaaatatgggtGCATTTTCCTTTCAATTAAATAATGTATGCATAACATTTTTCGGTAAAGCTTACATAACAGATGCCATAAGAGGTCAAAATCgaatattcgaaaatattaaaattttatatttcaaacatACTGGACTGACTTTGAAACGAGGAATAACGTGCCAAGAACACCAATTGAAGGCGCACGAGATGGCTGACACAGTAGCATTATCGAAAGACCGATTAGGCTATACGTTATTGGGTATGAGAAAGTAGTCGCAGCGATAGGTGCCGCGTTTGCTCATTTCGGACGACAAGTGCAACCGTAAGACGATGTTTAAGTCTAATACGAGGAGCTTTTGCATCGTTACACTAATGTCTACTTAACATGAatccactgataatttaaaaccACTGAAACAATTTGGGCCGCATTGCAGAAACTATAAcctaatttagtaaaaaaaaattttttcaccaATGCAACCACATCCGCCGTTCCATAGCCAATTTTATCGAATTATGATCTGAATTGTTCACTCGCCGTGAAGAAATTATTCTGTTCCAACGCGGAGAAGAGactatgccaaaagatattgaTGTGGATAAGGCAGTCAAGTTACGTAGGTAGTGCTGTTTTTGAACATAAGAATGGTTTTCCCATTTCAGTACCATTGGTTAGCAACTCAACTCAAGTTCACAGTTGTCTTCAGAATtctcttttaattttcatttggaAGTCTCAAATAACACTTGGTAGACATAGATTTATCTctcgtatattttttatttctcaaatttAATTCCAGAAAACACAATAATTATCTATCGAAAACTTTAAAACGTATTTTAACAATAGCCCTCAATTCATTATAAGTGAACCATTTGGTGATGAAAGTAAATTCGCCATTACCAAATGGAATTATTTTTCCGAGTGCCTTACCATTGAAAGCATAGCGATCAACTAGCAAATCGTGCTATAAAACAAACACAAACGTACATTAGTAAAGTATTCGTATATATAACCGGTGTTCACAATTCATATCCGCTAACGTCGATATGACAATTGAAGACTTTAAAATTCTCCAGAATCGAGTTAAGCTTTTATAGCTTATGAACGCACTTATACACCTCTCAACTCACATCATAAGGGCAGCTGTGATTCAAATTGCTATACTTGTCCAAGCCCATAGCTTTATAGGCGAAATTCGCTACAAAATTACGACGTTTATTACGAAAGAAGGCACAACCATCAATCGTGTATTCCACCATGGGTGCGCGATTTTCGTATCCCCGTTTCACCAATAGCGCTGAAACCTATTAGGATACGCATTAAAATGCATTATATTTGGTTGTCATTTTCTTTACTTtgtacaagaaaaaatatattttttacttttaatctTACCGTCACATTATTTATTGGCCCTTGTAGGAGTGATATCGCCACGGAGACCTCCGTTATGTCATGTGGCATTTGCTTCAAAGTGCAAAGTGTAATATTTATCACTGTGGGTTGCACAGGCTCACAGGTGATTTCAagtaatttcatgtttttttccttaaacaatttaataaaaaatattaattggcaATGACCaaacttttaataaaaccgatataaaaaattcaaactaacATTTTTCACTACTTGCAATTGTATGCAAGCAATTAAAATGAACGTCGACCTTCTGCACAATCGAAACATTTGACCAAGACTACTATTGATTCAATTTGGGTTCgattaccaaaaatatttaattggaaGCTCAAATGCAACTCTACTTACTAAACACATCAGAATCGTTTATTATTGGACTAACTAGATGAGGGTGTCAtcgacaaaaaaatatgtatctaaTGGGCtaaaaatcactttttaattgattttaatctCTATATTATCGTAATTTTGTTACTGAAAgttacgaggtttgttcaaaaagtatcgcgaattttgaattttcgcaGGCCACGTGTATTCGATTTTCGAttgttttgttgaattttgttaGTACTCATACTCTTGCTTATGCTGATAAGGTCGGccatttcaaatttttacttaattcttGACAGCTGTTTTGCTTAAATGCGCTTTGATTCGTTTTCGACTTTtgcttattttaaaaaatgtatcaaagaatttgtatacaattttgtgtgaaaaaccAAATTAAGTGCGCGGACGCGTGCGTAGTGAAGCTACCTTGGACAAAAGCAACGTTTATCGCTGGTACCAAATGTTCTCAGAGAGTCGAGAAGATGTGAATAACGAAGAGCGTGCCGGACGCCCGAGTACGACAACAACAGATGAAAACATGAATGAAGTGAAGAAAATAGTATTGGCCAATCGTCGAATTATCATTAGAGAATTGATGATTTAAGTATGAGTCGGGTCGCCAAGAAGTTTGTGCCAAAATTGCTCAATTTCGACCTAACCCAGCGTCGCGTTGACATTGCTCAGTAGATGTTGGACTCAGTCCGCAACGACGCAGATCTGCGCCAGAGAGTTATAACTTTTGACGAATATTAGGTTAATGGTTATGACTTGGAAACCAAAGTTCCATCATCCCAATGGAAGCTGCCGCATGAGGCAAGACCGAAAAAGGCGCGCCGTTCGATCGAATGATGAAGGTTTTTTTTACCCCCTGTGACTGAGTCCCAAAACTGAAGATGCCCATGAAAGGATGACGCTACGCTACGATTGAAGAGATAAAAGATCACCAAAAAAGATCACAGAAATGGAAGAAGAAAAATATCGGCCAGCTATTCGATTCCTTCTGTTTAAAAGGAACATTGCAGagaaatcaaaaaatgtttggATGCTGCATACGATGGCTCTTCTCCTTTGAGGCCCACCTTtaaataaagtaacaaaaatCCAGAAGAAATGTGAAAAAGCTCAAATACTAGGCATTTCAAAGGATTGTGTGGGTCATACCGTGCACTTAAATATTGAGCATGAGAAAGCTTTCGGCGCGGTGGAATCCACGAAGTTTGACTCCGAACAACAAGCGCAACTGTGAGACCAATATGGATCCACTCGAATACACCAGTGAGCTTGCTTCGTAACGAGAACTATTATACTGGCCGGCCGGTATACCGGCACCGATTTTCTGGTATTCGAAAAACGAAATCTACTTAGACTTGTTGTTGGACTTAAGCACTACTCTTTAAATGAAAacagaaatatttacatatattatatgtatgatgCGGAGATAGAGAGACAGTCCAAGGGTCAAGAATGAAAatgttttgatgaaatttttcatGAAATTATCGAAAGCATCCTACGTTGTTGTaagctttttatagcttttatatatattttttcataatattagtCAAAGTATATATCACTTGAAATTAGAATAGTGTAGTGATTTAAGGCCTCTTAATAGATACCATATGTAAGTATGATTTATTTGTATCCAATGGACCGAAATTATATTTTCGCAGAGCTAagaaaatataaggttgtcagaTATCTctcttccgcttttttgctcttcattcaatgctttataaaaagtgttacagtgatcggatttagttaagatatgcgccgttttgttcgatgatctgtttccatctagacggcaacttcataataccttcctcgtagaagcccccctccttatttgcgaagaattcggacagccacttttcacaagcctcttttgagttcaacttcacaccaccaagggcattcgccatggacaggaacaggtggcaatcacttggcgctacgaccgggctatatggtggatgcgataaaacctcccatccgagctcccgtagcttctgacgagtcatcaacgaagtgtgtgttctggcgttgtcctggtggaacactacacccttcctgttggccaattctggacgcttctggtcgatcgcctgcttcaagcggtccagttgttcgtagtagatggtagaattaagcgtctggccatatgggagcagctcatagtggatgattcccttccaatcccaccaaacacacagcaaaaccttcctggccgtctatcccggcttggccactgtttgggacgattcaccggccttcgaccacgaccgttttcgcttgatattgtcgtatgtgatccatttttcgtcgccagtcaccatccgcttcaagaatgggacgagttcgttccgtttcagcagcatatcgcaggcgttgattcggtccagaaggtttttttgcgtcaaattatgcggcacccaaacatcaaacttttttttgtatccagccttctgcagatggttcaaaatggtttggtgactaactcccatctcctgggcgatgtcacgagatgccatatgccggtctaactcgatgtattccatgatttgatcggtatttgtcgtcacaggtcttccgccggctggcttatccatggtgtcgttttcaccggctctgaatcgtcgaaaccattcctccgcggttcgaagtgatagagtaccatcccccaaaacaccattaatctcacggaacgtttctctagcggatttgcctttaacaaaggaaaactttaaaatagcgcgaatttcggcgttagtgaactccatgtttacacgtctataactgttgaacgcaatatccaaactaatcatgcatagcgttgttttgtaggttatgtcaagacctttcaaattatgtatagtgttgccagatacgagctctgttgcgctttgtacatagccgcgaaattcaaaagacaaaagagcggaagggagatatctcacaaccttatataatgcaatactaataacaaacggaaagtatgtacgagtattaCAAAGATTAAagttaaaatgaagaaaatagaTGTTTAAGAAAGCatttcgaaaagtttttaaattagaCATATTATTGTTACTTATTCTTTATTTACAACAATTAAGAATTCTTTATTAAAAGAACTATTGTTCTACAGAAAATAtagcataaaatataatttttaactacgataaatatttttttttaacgttaATCAAACATCTTCGTCAAGATTTTTTGTTGTGACTCAGTAAAGAAAAGGCAATGAAATTGTGGCCCGTTGGATTTAATAAAACAAGGTggggaaataaaataaaatgaaaaaagaaataccTGTGcctcatttaaaatattatttttacaaaacgaCTTTGTGACCAATCAAATTTCATCTGAATAtctcataataaaaaataataatatacttgtacatataaaaatatggttatctaatgaaaattcaaaaatttagtaCAGTAGCTCAATATATAactcatttatttaaattaacaattttgctttttgcaacATCAAATTAACAATACAAGaatatattactatataatattttttattatttaaatatttatgtttttttttattatatgta
This genomic window contains:
- the LOC106616420 gene encoding uncharacterized protein; this translates as MKLLEITCEPVQPTVINITLCTLKQMPHDITEVSVAISLLQGPINNVTVSALLVKRGYENRAPMVEYTIDGCAFFRNKRRNFVANFAYKAMGLDKYSNLNHSCPYDHDLLVDRYAFNGKALGKIIPFGNGEFTFITKWFTYNELRAIVKIRFKVFDR